One segment of Cutaneotrichosporon cavernicola HIS019 DNA, chromosome: 4 DNA contains the following:
- a CDS encoding uncharacterized protein (Family of unknown function (DUF5427)), protein MPPKKTKAEEALAFLDNLDNLDAETGPADAPGSVGSARPSTDSANRKDEPPQPAPDSEAADALAFLEAQINQKRAPLSKPSSSTPRTESPALGAPGTPAAAASKVASASPAPAALAHEEQAAASSGWGWGGGSFWSSATSAIQSAQRVADEQYRKVRTEGVSGIREQIDQLHVGGVDVGKLRKDAETRLGGLAKNVGNIDLDKLRQDILTQANSTFTTLINTVAPPISAHETIELWLSHPMVGYEGVEGVVYRAWMTILEQTESGELVVVWSPPDQALPTERTLNPITGWHEGWRAAQDEVEAAKGREDKKPRGRAREQSGDVPVTTIPVFLHLQPVLAPLPFPEPALQLSTEGSQATVPQHLYFIVSLQDPVHGLQFTTVSQPSPGDWLEVEYDKSDWVEERLVEVLKTSIEIVAQDYVSTRMALKPSVSVPATPRDVAAGQPIGGATTAE, encoded by the exons ATGCCCCCCAAGaagaccaaggccgaggaggccctcgccttcctcgacaacctcgacaacctcgacgccgagactGGCCCCGCTGATGCGCCGGGCTCAGTTGGCTCGGCACGGCCGTCAACGGATAGTGCGAACAGGAAGGACGAACCCCCCCAGCCTGCACCGGACTCTGAAGCAGCAGACGCGCTGGCCTTCCTTGAAGCCCAGATCAACCAGAAGCGTGCACCGCTGAGCaagccctcctcgtcaacgcccCGCACAGAGAGCCCTGCTCTCGGTGCGCCTGGGACACCTGCTGCGGCCGCCTCAAAGGTGgcatcggcgtcgccggctCCGGCAGCGCTCGCGCATGAGGAACAAGCCGCGGCTTCGAgcggctggggctggggcggcgGTTCATTCTGGTCTTCGGCGACGTCTGCCATCCAATCGGCCCaacgcgtcgccgacgagcagTACCGTAAGGTCCGCACTGAGGGGGTCTCTGGCATCCGCGAGCAGATCGACCAGCTTCACGTTGggggcgtcgacgttggcAAACTGAGGaaggacgccgagacgcgccTCGGTGGCCTGGCCAAGAACGTGGGAAAtatcgacctcgacaagctcc GCCAGGATATCCTCACTCAGGCCAACTCGACCTTTACCACCCTGATCAACACTGTTGCACCTCCGATCTCGGCGCACGAGACAATCGAACTGTGGCTCTCCCACCCCATGGTTGGGTACGAGGGTGTCGAGGGTGTTGTGTACCGCGCCTGGATGACGATTCTCGAGCAGACAGAGTCGGGCGAGCTGGTGGTGGTCTGGTCGCCGCCTGACCAGGCCCTCCCAACCGAGCGCACTTTGAATCCTATCACTGGGTGGCACGAGGGGTGGAGGGCTGCGCaggatgaggttgaggcggcgAAGGGTCGTGAGGACAAGAAGCCCCGCGGACGGGCACGGGAGCAATCAG GCGATGTGCCAGTCACCACTATCCccgtcttcctccacctGCAGCCAGTGCTGGCGCCTCTGCCTTTCCCGGAGCCTGCCCTGCAGCTGTCTACTGAGGGAAGCCAGGCCACCGTGCCCCAGCACCTGTACTTTATCGTCAGCCTGCAGGACCCCGTCCACGGGCTGCAGTTCACTACTGTCAGCCAGCCCTCGCCAGGAGACTGGCTGGAGGTCGAGTACGACAAGAGCGACTGGGTCGAAGAGCGTCTTGTCGAGGTACTGAAGACGAGCATTGAGATTGTCGCCCAGGAC TATGTTTCGACCCGCATGGCACTCAAGCCGTCTGTGTCGGTGCCGGCG
- the CDC55 gene encoding uncharacterized protein (Belongs to the phosphatase 2A regulatory subunit B family), whose amino-acid sequence MDPEATTNQWRFAQCFGDKGEVEDITEADIISTVEFDHTGDYLATGDKGGRVVLFERNEQKKGCEYKFYTEFQSHEPEFDYLKSLEIEEKINRIRWCKRQNAAHFLLSTNDKTIKLWKVFDKQIKVVAENNHSQDITGGGPVGAVQPQLRLPRMTTHDSITAAVPRKVYANAHAYHINSISVNSDGETYISADDLRINLWNLNISDQSFNIVDIKPVNMEELTEVITAAEFHPIHCNLFMYSSSKGTIKLADMRESALCDQHAKLFEEEEDPSQKSFFSEIISSISDVKFSRDGRYILSRDYLTLKIWDLNMENKPVKTINIHDHLRQKLCDLYENDCIFDKFECTFSGDGSQVMTGSYHNYFRIYDVNSDNDVVLQADKSAFKAKKIGGARGKVPGKKEGMQTEGIDFAKKILHGSWHPRENTIAIAATNNLYAHPSPPVTDHQPPSYFDKRSRTLPSHDSSPAWSSTSTPPSDHLQPLRPLPSTHSASELDDASRSSIIKAHPRIVSAPLSSSTLSNSGRFDESSSSTFKSRDDPGAERTRNTFVTPGLTQRTLGTISSARRTNKPVSNLSRFGGPARRIARADHEGAEPEAPEGSPVSTDASMDSALTRHESVEHLDHEVEEETFRPHRESPPPARYRSPPPRREEVNSEGYDRLGILGRGGSSKVYSVLGHTKRVVYALKRVGLERADAETYQSYTNEIELLRRLRGHDRIIQLIDHQITFNSSGRPKLLMMVMECGEIDFAALLDEQRYKPLNMSFVGLYWQQMLEAVQAVHAENVVHTDLKPANFVLVKGRLKIIDFGIAKAIANDTVNIQRDQQIGTVNYMSPEAIQRMNNQKVLKLSYPSDVWSLGCILYQMVYGNPPFHAIPGGPLSKMNKIADPTHRIDYPLTAVFSPPGMSDSPPTQTAVTIPSEAIATMRGCLDYHKVRRLTIPQLLDHEFLSPSGPRNSAPPQDSTWITKEQMAIMVSFVQKSRDQRSTPQQVADDLFDQLAAQNSLATSS is encoded by the exons ATGGATCCAGAGGCAACGACAAACCAATGGCGCTTTGCCCAGTGTTTCGGAGACAAGGGCGAAGTTGAGGACATCACAGAGG CCGATATCATCTCCACCGTCGAGTTTGACCACACTGGCGACTACCTCGCGACCGGAGACAAGGGTGGCCGTGTCGTTTTGTTCGAGCGCAACGAACAG AAGAAGGGATGCGAGTACAAATTTTATACAGAG TTCCAGTCACACGAGCCCGAGTTTGACTACCTCAAGTCACTTGAGATTGAGGAGAAGATCAACCGCATCCGGTGGTGCAAGCGCCAGAATGCTGCGCATTTTCTCCTGAGCACGAACG ACAAGACAATCAAGCTCTGGAAAGTGTTCGACAAGCAGATCAAGGTCGTTGCGGAGAACAACCACAGCCAGGACATTACTGGCGGTGGGCCCGTGGGCGCTGTACAGCCTCAGCTGCGACTCCCGCGGATGACGACGCACGACTCGATCACTGCTGCTGTCCCCCGCAAAGTGTATGCCAACGCCCATGCCTACCACATCAATTCAATCTCCGTAAATTCGGACGGCGAGACGTACATATCTGCCGATGACCTGCGGATCAACTTGTGGAACCTCAACATCAGTGACCAGAGCTTCA ACATTGTCGACATCAAGCCGGTCAATATGGAGGAGCTCACCGAAGTCATCACCGCTGCCGAGTTCCACCCCATCCACTGCAACCTCTTCATGTACTCGAGCTCCAAGGGAACCATTAAACTCGCAGACATGCGGGAATCGGCTCTGTGCGACCAGCACGCGAAGC TcttcgaggaggaggaggacccGTCGCAAAAGTCGTTCTTCTCCGAGATTatctcgtccatctcggaCGTCAAGTTCTCACGCGACGGGCGCTACATTCTGTCCCGAGATTACTTGACGCTCAAGATCTGGGACTTGAACATGGAGAACAAGCCCGTCAAGACGATCAACATCCACGATCACTTGCGCCAGAAGCTGTGCGACCTGTACGAGAACGACTGCATCTTCGACAAATTCGAGTGCACCTTCAGTGGAGACGGCAG CCAAGTCATGACTGGCTCGTACCATAACTACTTCCGGATCTACGACGTCAACAGCGACAACGATGTGGTCCTGCAGGCCGACAAGTCGGCTttcaaggccaagaagatcGGTGGGGCACGCGGCAAAGTGCCaggcaagaaggagggcaTGCAGACCGAGGGCATCGACTTTGCCAAGAAGATT TTGCACGGCAGCTGGCACCCTAGGGAGAACACCATTGCA ATCGCCGCGACAAACAACCTGTACGCGCATCCGTCCCCACCCGTCACTGACCACCAG CCACCTTCGTACTTTGACAAGCGGTCGCGCACACTGCCCTCGCACGACTCGTCTCCTGCGTggtcgtcaacctcgacgccccCGAGTGACCATCTCCAACCGCTGCGACCACTACCGTCAACGCACAGCGCGTCGGAACTCGACGATGCCAGCCGGTCCTCTATCATCAAGGCACATCCGCGCATAGTATCGGCTCCCCTGTCCAGTTCCACACTCTCCAACTCTGGGAGATTCGATgagtcctcgtcctccact TTCAAGAGCCGCGATGACCCCGGAGCGGAGCGCACTCGCAACACATTTGTCACTCCGGGCCTGACTCAGAGAACGTTAGGCACTATCTCGTCTGCACGCCGGACGAACAAGCCAGTATCGAATCTATCGCGCTTCGGcggcccagctcggcgcatcgcgcgcgccgatCACGAGGGTGCCGAGCCGGAAGCACCTG AGGGGTCCCCAGTGTCAACAGACGCGTCCATGGACTCGGCTCTAACGCGGCACGAGTCTGTTGAGCATCTGGACCATGAGGTGGAAGAAGAGACCTTCCGCCCGCATCGCGAgtcaccgccaccagcaCGCTATCGGTCCCCACCTCCCAGACGGGAAGAG GTAAACAGCGAGGGATACGaccgcctcggcatcctaggccgaggcggctcGTCCAAGGTCTACTCTGTGCTCGGCCACACGAAGCGCGTGGTGTACGCGTTGAAGCGCGTAGGCCTAGAACGTGCAGATGCCGAGACGTACCAGAGCTACACCAACGAGATTGAGCTGCTCCGGCGCCTCCGCGGCCACGACCGCATCAtccagctcatcgaccATCAGATCACTTTCAACTCAAGCGGTCGGCCCAAGTTGCTCATGATG GTCATGGAATGCGGCGAGATTGACTTTGCAGCTCTGCTTGACGAGCAGAGATACAAGCCGCTCAACATGAGCTTTGTCGGGCTATACTGGCAACAG ATGTTAGAGGCCGTACAGGCGGTACACGCTGAGAACGTTGTTCATACGGATCTCAAGCCGGCCAACTTTGTGCTCGTCAAGGGCCGCTTGAAAATCATCGATTTTGGTATCGCAAAGGCCATCGCCAATGACACTGTCAACATCCAGCGAGATCAGCAA ATCGGAACTGTAAACTACATGTCCCCAGAAGCCATTCAACGCATGAATAATCAGAAGGTCCTCAAG CTGTCGTACCCCAGTGACGTGTGGTCGCTCGGGTGTATTCTCTACCAGATGGTCTACGGCAACCCACCATTCCACGCAATACCGGGGGGTCCATTGTCCAAGATGAACAAGATCGCCGACCCAACCCACCGGATCGACTACCCGCTCACAGCCGTTTTCAGTCCGCCGGGCATGTCTGACTCCCCACCCACACAGACAGCTGTCACCATCCCAAGCGAGGCTATCGCAACAATGCGAGGATGTCTTGACTACCATAAGGTCAGACGACTCACGATCCCACAGCTGCTCGACCACGAGTTCCTCTCTCCGTCGGGACCACGAAACA GCGCTCCACCACAAGATTCAACTTGGATTACGAAGGAGCAGATGGCGATTATGGTCAGCTTTGTCCAAAAGTCACGAGATCAGCGTTCGACACCACAGCAAGTCGCGGACGACCTCTTTGACCAGCTTGCAGCACAGAATTCTCTTGCAACATCATCTTAG
- the GPD gene encoding uncharacterized protein (Glyceraldehyde-3-phosphate dehydrogenase), producing MATKVGINGFGRIGRIVLRNAIEHPDLEVVAINDPFIDLDYMVYMFKYDSTHGRFKGTVETKDGKLVVNGKPISVFGERDPSAIPWGKAGADYVVESTGVFTTTDKASAHLKGGAKKVIISAPSADAPMFVCGVNLEAYKPEYQVISNASCTTNCLAPLAKVINDNFGIVEGLMTTVHATTATQKTVDGPSHKDWRGGRGAAANIIPSSTGAAKAVGKVIPSLNGKLTGMSFRIPTSNVSVVDLVVRLDKGASYDQIKDVIKKASEGELKGILGYTEDEVVSTDFLGSTESSIFDAKAGIPLNDKFVKLISWYDNEYGYSRRVCDLIAYIAKKDKSA from the exons ATGGCTACCAAGGTCGGCATTAACGGTTTCG GTCGCATTGGCCGCATTGTGCTCCGCAACGCCATCGAGCACCcggacctcgaggtcgttgcTATCAACGACCCCttcatcgacctcgactaCATGGTTTACATGTTCAAGTACGACTCGACCCACGGCCGCTTCAAGGGCACTGTTGAgaccaaggacggcaagctcgtcgtcaacggcAAGCCCATCTCGGTCTTTGGCGAGCGTGACCCCTCTGCCATTCCTTGGGGTAAGGCTGGCGCCGACTACGTTGTCGAGTCCACCGGTGTCTtcaccaccaccgacaAGGCCTCTGCCCACCTCAAGGGTGGCGCCAAGAAGGTCATCATCTCGGCCCCTTCGGCTGACGCCCCCAT GTTCGTCTGCGGtgtcaacctcgaggcTTACAAGCCCGAGTACCAGGTCATCTCTAACGCTTCCTGCACCACCAACTGCCTTGCGCccctcgccaaggtcaTCAACGACAACTTTGGCATTGTCGAGGGTCTCATGACCACTGTCCACGCTACTACCGCCACCCAGAAGACCGTTGACGGCCCTTCGCACAAGGACTGGCGTGGTGGCCGTGGCGCCGCTGCCAACATCATCCCCTCGTCGACCGgtgccgccaaggccgtcgGCAAGGTCATCCCCTCGCTTAACGGCAAGCTCACCGGCATGTCGTTCCGCATCCCTACCTCGAACGTTTcggtcgtcgaccttgtcgtTCGCCTCGACAAGGGTGCTTCGTACGACCAGATCAAGGACGTCATCAAGAAGGCTTCGGagggcgagctcaaggGCATCCTCGGCTACActgaggacgaggttgtCTCGACCGACTTCCTCGGCTCGACCGAGTCGTCGATCTtcgacgccaaggccggTATCCCCCTCAACGACAAGTTCGTCAAGCTCATCTCGTGGTACGACAACGAGTACGGCTACTCGCGCCGTGTTTGCGACCTCATCGCCTACATtgccaagaaggacaagtCGGCGTGA
- a CDS encoding uncharacterized protein (DDHD) translates to MSTDATQGAVVTQEAATAQEHVEMERLEVRWMHTGAKHLSLPIAPITAVETAYKAFSMDESNRIEIEWEKLSERQQAKIIRQWGSGDGEWSPKERSLDIRPKKVGQKAVKDADEADDHVSEAPSPQSSADKAEVYKSIIERARTDPTKLDVVHGVPVAQDSLFEVDLDTLSLHPVFWPQSGPRVPVLRGTWYVENEKRPCSWDLAIELEKAYQKVKPWQPAYKEELYAARILASNGDEKLKYELPNRFGEGIGIVFEDAVRGRLVTSGALNVLSRAIWLSFGEATGSYVYRGYTAAEAAQAPVPMAALAPVEEDSGPPEAIAKSLAKSGHSTPDREDVDSATDKNKNDKWPKSAGEFFARAKKEIETRQKSIEEQNVPVTRSHNDDEPCTDLVLVIHGIGQHLATQYESLNFIYAANQFRQVLRKQSDDPSISSVADNRRCQVLPVQWRTNLNIESGSSEEDAAKEESNTFTFADITIGKSIPYVREVTNSVLLDIPLFMSDHRLKMIEAVCQQANKLYRMWVARHPDFEKHGHEAELHQGNFGCMAVDSVYNIFYYTDPVAYALNATVDVRVGKKRPPLAIPSVTGSFFPTVALPSMPALPSMSGVTKYLPFGGVSKSESKPKKDLKQVELSEDERLAGTRGERRFSALNPRGSVDFFLPSSGVNDYVDMLTAHLNYWADPNFSAFILNESFTTPENDTQTGKASDGQ, encoded by the exons ATGTCGACGGACGCGACGCAAGGCGCTGTTGTCACCCAAGAGGCTGCTACTGCGCAAGAGCAtgtcgagatggagcgcCTCGAAGTGCGATGGATGCATACGGGCGCCAAGCATCTGTCGCTGCCAATAGCGCCGATCACGGCTGTCGAGACAGCGTACAAGGCGTTCTCGATGGACGAGAGTAACCGCATTGAGATCGAGTGGGAGAAGCTTTCCGAAAGGCAGCAGGCCAAGATCATTCGCCAATGGGGAAGCGGCGACGGAGAGTGGAGCCCAAAGGAGCGTTCGCTGGACATCAGGCCCAAGAAGGTCGGCCAAAAAGCGGTAAAGGACGCAGATGAGGCCGATGACCATGTCTCTGAGGCGCCCTCTCCCCAGTCTTCCGCGGACAAAGCCGAGGTGTACAAGTCAATcatcgagcgcgcgcgcactgACCCAACCAAACTCGACGTGGTGCATGGCGTACCCGTGGCGCAG gacTCACTCTTTGAAGTTGACCTCGACACGCTGTCCCTGCATCCCGTCTTCTGGCCGCAGAGCGGACCACGTGTACCGGTCCTCCGCGGAACGTGGTATGTCGAGAACGAGAAGCGGCCATGTTCGTGGGACCTCGCGATCGAGCTTGAGAAGGCGTACCAGAAAGTCAAGCCGTGGCAACCGGCGTACAAGGAGGAATTGTACGCTGCGCGTATCCTCGCGTCCAACGGGGACGAAAAGCTCAAGTACGAGCTGCCGAATCGGTTTGGTGAAGGTATCGGCATCGTATTCGAGGATGCGGTGCGCGGCCGGCTGGTCACTTCGGGGGCGCTGAACGTGCTCTCGCGTGCGATCTGGTTGTCATTCGGCGAGGCCACTGGCTCGTACGTGTATCGTGGATACAcggctgccgaggccgctCAAGCACCCGTCCCCATGGCAGCCCTGGCACCAGTGGAGGAAGACAGCGGGCCGCCCGAAGCCATTGCCAAGTCGCTCGCCAAGTCCGGCCACTCGACACCCGACCGTGAAGACGTTGATTCGGCGACCGACAAAAACAAGAATGACAAGTGGCCGAAATCTGCTGGCGAGTTCttcgcgcgcgccaagaaggagatcGAGACTCGGCAAAAGTCAATTGAGGAACAGAATGTGCCGGTCACTCGCTCAcacaacgacgacgagccgtGTACCGACCTGGTGCTGGTCATCCACGGGATTGGGCAGCACTTGGCCACGCAGTACGAGTCGCTCAACTTTATCTACGCCGCCAACCAGTTCCGGCAGGTGTTGCGGAAGCAGTCGGACGATCCGTCAATTTCGTCTGTGGCGGACAACCGCCGCTGCCAGGTATTGCCGGTGCAGTGGCGCACCAACCTCAACATTGAGAGCGGGAGctcggaggaggatgcCGCAAAGGAGGAAAGCAACACGTTCACATTTGCTGACATTACTATCGGCAAGAGCATCCCGTACGTGCGCGAGGTCACCAACTCGGTTCTCCTTGACATCCCGCTGTTCATGTCCGACCACCGGCTCAAAATGATCGAGGCCGTCTGTCAGCAGGCGAACAAGCTGTATCGCATGTGGGTTGCGCGCCACCCTGACTTCGAGAAGCACGGGC ACGAGGCAGAGCTCCACCAAGGCAACTTTGGGTGCATGGCTGTCGATTC GGTGTACAACATCTTCTACTACACCGACCCGGTGGCGTACGCCCTAAACGCGACGGTCGACGTACGTGTCGGCAAGAAGCGCCCGCCCCTGGCTATTCCGTCCGTCACGGGCTCGTTCTTCCCGACCGTTGCACTCCCGTCTATGCCCGCTCTTCCCTCAATGTCTGGTGTGACCAAATACCTCCCCTTTGGTGGCGTATCCAAGTCCGAGTCCAAGCCGAAGAAGGACCTCAAACAGGTGGAGCTCAGTGAAGATGAACGGCTGGCCGGGACCCGGGGTGAGCGGCGCTTTTCTGCTCTCAACCCACGTGGTAGCGTCGacttcttcctcccctcgAGTGGTGTCAACGACTATGTCGATATGCTTACAGCCCACTTGAACTATTGGGCCGACCCGAACTTTAGCGCGTTCATTCTCAATGAGAGTTTTACGACACCCGAGAATGACACGCAGACAGGCAAAGCGTCTGACGGGCAATAG
- a CDS encoding uncharacterized protein (Maintenance of mitochondrial structure and function) produces the protein MDKNSVVAESGANSGLTINLHPLAILNISDHYTRVKCTGSTAKMLGAILGTQNGRDVSMQNSFELTLDESDSTKFDAAFLATRHELFSQTFPTLSVVGWYTIGAAPTPGDVAIHEQFINANESGPSFFVLFNPDIPDGAKTLPFSVYEAALEGESSAGKFVRLECGIETGEAERIAVDGVIKDASGEADQTGEVTSLTMQRNAIAMLYDRALVLLKYVSGVVDGWLQTRKLLITAGTAKPDHDILRQISALVATLPVMDVNELHTELETEYNDVQLTTYLTTLLQQLEAFADYTDKHLSLHARDSDDVSLAARALKASFGYSNSGGHGRMRRGSRR, from the exons ATGGACAAGAATagcgtcgtcgccgaatCAGGTGCCAACTCTGGCCTCACTATCAACCT CCACCCCCTCGCTATCCTCAACATTAGCGATCACTACACGCGCGTCAAGTGCACCGGGTCCACTGCGAAAA TGCTCGGCGCGATCCTCGGTACCCAGAACGGGCGCGATGTGTCGATGCAGAATTCGTTCGagctcacgctcgacgaAAGCGACAGCACCAAGTTTGACGCGGCGTTCCTGGCGACGCGTCACGAGCTCT TTAGCCAGACATTCCCTACTCTCAGCGTTGTGGGGTGGTACACCATCGGTGCGGCGCCAACCCCAGGCGATGTTGCGATCCACGAGCAG TTTATCAACGCCAACGAGTCGGGCCCTTCGTTCTTCGTCCTCTTCAACCCCGACATCCCCGACGGTGCCAAGACACTCCCATTCTCGGTgtacgaggcggcgctcgagggcgagagcagTGCTGGCAAGTTTGTGCGCCTCGAATGCGGAATCGAAACGGGCGAGGCAGAGCgcatcgccgtcgacggtgTGATCAAGGACGCGTCCGGCGAGGCGGACCAGACAGGCG AGGTCACCAGCCTCACTATGCAGCGCAACGCCATCGCAATGCTGTACGACCGCGCTCTTGTACTGCTGAAATACGTGTCgggcgtcgtcgatggTTGGTTGCAGACACGAAAGCTCCTAATTACCGCAGGTACTGCCAAGCCGGACCACGACATCCTGCGCCAGATctcggcgctcgtcgcgacACTCCCAGTCATGGACGTAAACGAGCTCCACACAGAACTCGAGACC GAGTACAACGACGTCCAGCTCACGACGTACCTCACCACTCTCCTACAGCAGCTTGAGGCCTTTGCAGAC TACACGGACAAGCACCTGTCATTGCATGCCAGGGATTCGGACGATGTTAGTCTGGCTGCGCGCGCATTGAAGGCCTCCTTCGGCTACTCGAACAGCggaggacatggacgcATGCGTCGTGGCTCTCGCCGGTAA
- a CDS encoding uncharacterized protein (Acyl CoA binding protein) produces the protein MSEFENASNWLTSSSYGGHLDNETKLELYGLYKFAHSGFGPTGKRPGIFHFEARHKHDSWCRVATAFSGRPDDAKARYVETARQAGWKGLGASASPEDEEEEEPRKTGGTGFGPSVSVMAREEGHEDASASALHDAASQGDTEALAKLLDGTNVNGKDEYGFTLLHLAADRGRVEAVKLLLDRGADKSVLDPDGQTAHDIAAVSGREEIMVLLQ, from the exons ATGTCCGAGTTCGAGAATGCGAGCAACTGGCTGACTTCGTCGTCGTATGGGGGTCATCTCGACAACGAAACAAAGCTCGAGCTCTATGGACTGTACAAGTTTGCCCATTCGGGGTTTGGTCC CACCGGCAAACGCCCCGGCATCTTCCATTTTGAGGCACGACACAAGCACGATTCATGGTGTCGCGTCGCGACAGCCTTTTCTGGGCGGCCTGATGACGCCAAGGCGCGCTACGTCGAGACTGCGCGTCAAGCTGGGTGGAAAGGGCTTGGTGCGTCAGCGTCGCCtgaagatgaggaagaggaggagcccAGGAAGACTGGTGGGACAGGGTTCGGACCTAGTGTGAGCGTcatggcgcgcgaggaggggcaCGAAGA cgcaagcgcgagcgcgctgcACGACGCGGCGAGCCAAGGCGATACCGAAGCATTAGCCAAACTCCTTGACGGCACCAACGTCAATGGCAAAGACGAATAC GGCTTCACTCTTCTTCACCTTGCGGCAGATCGCGGGCGCGTCGAGGCTgtcaagctcctcctcgatcgcgGGGCGGACAAGTCCGTTCTCGACCCCGATGGACAGACTGCCCACGACATTGCCGCTGTGTCTGGCCGTGAAGAGATCATGGTTCTCCTCCAATAA
- a CDS encoding uncharacterized protein (Triose-phosphate Transporter family), translating into MTDPRQRAPFAHVSSSLDLRGYADTPPSSSPARFGNNLGVQGGPGFFAAPPPQQPSGFARAANAAGAALGGFGLARKSTDQGIDTSNTSSFGDALTKLQHRASALLNGSESGGRGIELPSVQTLRFVFLCILWYASSAVSSNTGKVILNSFKFPLTLTIVQFAFVCGLCWIGSSPYLKWTARLRSPTLSIIRHTLPMAFFQVGGHIFGSLAISRVPVSTVHTIKALSPCFTVATYVFLFGVKYSPATYLSLVPLTLGVMLACSFDISFNNIGGLICAFGSTIIFVSQNIFFKKVMPSPGSSGSSDSPRLDKINLLFFSSGMAFLLMVPMWLYYDAPRLLAVWWGTSVLPPTTGDASAAKVVFTFVVNGTVHFAQILIAFALLSSTSPVTYSIASLIKRIAVICLAIIWFNQPVYAVQAIGIGLTAVGLWMYNAAKRDVDKGEKRMRQVEAQRDGMLPTTRADQLLLDGVSGASTPVFAPQYAYASVPEFLHPPPPKDHASPRPVYHHFEPVAIKTTARPMYPYPSPPASTASSPPLAPQRDDPSSPVFVGA; encoded by the coding sequence ATGACAGACCCCCGCCAACGCGCTCCGTTTGCCCACGTCAGCTCTTCACTCGACCTCCGCGGCTACGCCGACACACCTCCCAGCTCCTCTCCGGCCCGCTTCGGAAACAACCTCGGAGTACAAGGTGGCCCGGGCTTCTTTGCGGCTCCACCACCCCAGCAGCCGTCCGGGTTTGCGCGTGCCGCCAACGCGGCCGGCGCCGCGTTAGGCGGATTTGGCCTGGCTCGCAAGTCCACCGACCAGGGTATCGACACCAGCAACACCAGCTCGTTTGGAGATGCGCTCACGAAGCTGCAGCATCGCGCGAGCGCCCTTCTCAACGGCAGCGAGTCAGGAGGGAGAGGCATCGAACTGCCCTCCGTCCAGACGTTGAGGTTCGTGTTCCTCTGCATTCTGTGGTACGCGTCCAGCGCGGTCTCGAGCAATACCGGCAAGGTCATCCTCAACAGCTTCAAGTTCCCCCTAACGCTCACGATCGTCCAGTTTGCCTTCGTCTGCGGGCTCTGCTGGATCGGCTCGAGCCCATACCTCAAGTGGACAGCTCGGCTTCGGTCACCGACCCTTTCGATCATCCGTCACACGCTTCCCATGGCCTTCTTCCAGGTCGGCGGGCACATCTTTggctcgctcgccatctcgcgcgtGCCCGTGAGCACTGTGCACACCATCAAGGCGCTGTCGCCATGCTTCACTGTTGCGACCTATGTCTTCCTCTTTGGCGTCAAGTACTCGCCCGCCACGTACCTCTCCCTCGTGCCTCTGACGCTCGGCGTCATGCTTGCGTGTTCGTTTGACATCTCGTTCAACAACATCGGGGGACTCATCTGTGCGTTTGGCTCGACCATCATCTTCGTCTCCCAGAACATCTTCTTCAAGAAGGTCATGCCATCTCCTGGCTCGAGCGGTTCCTCTGACTCGCCCCGCCTCGACAAGAtcaacctcctcttcttctccagcGGAATGGCGTTTCTACTCATGGTCCCCATGTGGCTGTACTATgacgcgccgcgcctccTTGCGGTGTGGTGGGGCACAAGTGTGCTCCCTCCTACAACAGGCGACGCTTCGGCTGCCAAGGTCGTCTTCACCTTTGTTGTCAACGGCACGGTGCACTTTGCGCAGATCCTTATTGCGTTCGCGCTCCTCTCGTCCACGTCACCTGTGACCTACTCGATCGCGAGTCTTATCAAGCGCATCGCGGTCATCTGTCTGGCGATCATCTGGTTCAACCAGCCTGTCTACGCCGTCCAGGCCATCGGCATCGGCCTTACAGCTGTCGGCCTATGGATGTACAacgccgccaagcgcgacgtcgacaagggcgagaagcgcaTGCGCCAAGTCGAAGCACAGCGCGACGGCATGCTCCCAACCACTCGCGCTgaccagctcctcctcgatggTGTGAGTGGCGCCAGCACTCCTGTCTTCGCCCCGCAGTACGCGTACGCGTCGGTCCCAGAGTTCTTGCATCCACCCCCTCCAAAGGATCACGCCTCCCCGCGCCCCGTGTACCACCACTTTGAGCCTGTCGCCATCAAGACGACGGCGCGCCCAATGTACCCCTACCCATCGCCGCCTGCGAGCacggcgtcctcgccccCGCTGGCCCCCCAGCGTGACGACCCTTCTTCGCCTGTCTTCGTGGGCGCATAG